One Algoriphagus sp. Y33 genomic window, AAGGTATTAATACGGGCTCATGGAGAACCTCCGGAAACGTACAGAACTGCCATAGAAAATAATATTGAGTTAATTGATGCTTCCTGCCCCGTAGTGTTGAAGCTTCAGCACAGGGTGAAGAGTGCTTTTGATAAGATGGAACGTGAGGAAGGCCAGATTGTCATATATGGCAAAAAAGGCCATGCTGAGGTAATCGGCTTGACCGGTCAAACACTGGAAAAAGCTATTGTGGTGATGGAGGATTCCGATTTGGATAAAATAGATTTCTCCAGGCCTGTGACGCTTTTCAGTCAGACCACGAAAAGTACGAAAGGCTTTTATGAGATTTCTCAGAAAATCGAAGAGCGTATCCAGGCCGCCAAACAAGAAGTGAACAGGGATACATTCAATCCAAATGATTCGATCTGTCGCCAAGTCTCTAATCGTGAGCCGCAGTTACATCGTTTTTCTCAGGAAAATGACGTAATCTTATTTGTGTCAGGCAAGAAAAGCTCCAATGGTAAAGCACTTTATCAGGTTTGCCTTGGACAAAATGCTAGAAGCTACTTTATAGAAAACGAGACAGAAATCAATCCTGACTGGTTTCATAAAGATGAAAAAGTAGGAATTTGCGGAGCGACTTCCACGCCCATGTGGTTGATGGAGCAAGTGAAATCCTATGTGGAATCACTTGAAGAAGGAGTGCTTTCCATATAAAATAGAGTTATTTAAAATCTTAGGAAGCCATTCTTCCAAAAGTTCAAACATTAAAGTTCATATACCCTCAAATTAAAAAGGTTATTTATTAGATTTGGGGCGTTTTTCAAAAGCTCATAGTTCAAAAACAGATATGTCTAAAATAGTGAAGCTTAAGAAAGGTTTTGACATCAATATGGTGGGAAAGGCTAAGCAAGAGCTAGCTGATTTCACCCCTGCTCAAACCTTCGCAATTAAGCCGACAGACTTCATCGGGCTGCAACGCCCGAAAGTTCTTG contains:
- a CDS encoding 4-hydroxy-3-methylbut-2-enyl diphosphate reductase, translated to MQVTIDKNSGYCFGVEFAIKMAEDEMEQSDQLYCLGDIVHNDMEVSRLSEKGLVVIDREQLSELHDCKVLIRAHGEPPETYRTAIENNIELIDASCPVVLKLQHRVKSAFDKMEREEGQIVIYGKKGHAEVIGLTGQTLEKAIVVMEDSDLDKIDFSRPVTLFSQTTKSTKGFYEISQKIEERIQAAKQEVNRDTFNPNDSICRQVSNREPQLHRFSQENDVILFVSGKKSSNGKALYQVCLGQNARSYFIENETEINPDWFHKDEKVGICGATSTPMWLMEQVKSYVESLEEGVLSI